ttagcaaaattACTGATGTGGTATAAAATTTAATGCCCATGAAACTCTTCCATTGAAACTGGcctaataatatttatgaacctactagtcaaaacgacctacaatttggaacggaggaggtATCATTCTCTTTATCCAAATACTACAATATAAAAATAGATAAACCTTCCccgtaaaaaaataaaaataggtaTATACCTAAGCACAAAATGTATCGATGGTTAGAGTACGACAAGGTAAGAATTGGGACCGCACCCACAGTAGACAGTTCATCGCATTCACAAGCAGTGCCATCACGCAAGAACAACCAAAACAAGCGATACAAAACAAGCCCCAATGTCTCCTTGACCAGATCAggatttgtgtgtgtgtgtcactGTGCTACATGCTGCTCTCATGCTCTCTGTTGCGTGATGCATGGGAAGATATCTTTGTGCTGGCCTCTTTGTCTTTGTGCAGGCTTGTTTCTAGCCTTTAGACCACACCCCAAGTGCTCACCCTTCTGCACAGTAGTGAGCAGCCAGGGCCACACCCTGCCTGCCATTGATGCAAGCCGGCCATCTTTGCCCCAGGCTTTCAGTTGAGAGATGAGACTCACAGCTGTACAAACTCCAACTGCCATACCTCATCCTATTCCTTTGctacttctttttttccccttcaatTTCATGTGGTGCATTTCATACTAGAATCATACAGGCACAAAACTACGAGAAATTAGATCGATGTTTACTCCTAGATAAATCTTTTATATAGGATCCGAGTTTTTTTTACTACACACTGTTCATGTTCATAATAGTCAAGTACTCAAgtgttgccaaaaaaaaaatggtggttTGCTAGGACCAGGGGCAGCCGGCCATCCAGTGAGGTGGCCACTCACTTCTAGGTGGCAGCTGTGGGACTCCTTTGAACCAGCAAAATTTAACCAAAGCTTTGTCTCCAAGCCTGTTTTTGACTGCATTGGTGACTGAGAAGCTGTGCAGGTTTGCTAACCTTTCTGGATCCTCATGTTTATTCACCCAACGACCGTATGCATATTGCACATCTAGGCTTGGGCAAGCCCAGATTCAGAATGCAGGCAATAGTATATCCTCTGTACACTTTAGATACAAGCTACCAGGTTTGCTGCTATTGGTTGACACAAGCATTATTGTAAGATTATCTTTAGTTGCCCAATGCCCATCTTAACATTGTACAGTTGATTAGTTCAAGAAAATCCCCTAAACATGTTTGATTTGATCTGCTTTCATGCAGTTGCAATTTTATAGTGGTCCATTCTTCTTGACCAGCTCGACCTCCGAGGTATATCATAGATGATAAGTAGATCGGTTTGAATGAAAATAAAAGTATGGTAAGGGAAGTGTTTGCCCAAATTTGGGTGACCATTCTATTCTTAATATAAAGATACGTAGTTCATTTCGATACTCTTTCTTTTCTCCCTTTTAGGAAAAAAGATGTTCAAACTTGGGAAATGAAAAATTCGTATTTATATCTTCTCCATCATTTCTTCTTAGATGCCATGGCTTACATTTGATCAGGCATGTGAGGAATTATTCCTATAGAAAAGGGTAAAATTTTCTCTTGGAACACTCATGAACTACAACTGAATTATATTCTAATAAACAGCATGTATTTATTCATCTATCTGAGCTAAACGAACATACCTAATAAACTTTTGCAAATTGAGTTCCATATTCCAAGTGCCAGCTGGCCTACCTTCATAGAAACACTGTTGTCTGTTTGAGAACAGCACAGACGCATTTGTGACCAACTGACCATGTTTCAATGCAAGGAACCGCTTTCCTTTATATAGCAACATTGGAGAAACAAAACAAAGCCATGAAGGCACATgaatgagagagaaagagagaggattGGCAAGGCCATGGCTGCAGCAGGCAGCCTgcaggggtggtggtggtggtggactggtggctGGCTCTCAGCTCAGAAAGCCACTCCATTGCCCATGGGGGCAGGCCAGGCATTTTCATTGCCAGAGTGCAGAGGCAAAAGCTCTTTTTACCAGCTGTAAGGCAGGGTGCAATGTAAGACCTGCATTAGATAGTGGATGAGGCTAGAAGACCAACTTTATGGTTTAGGGTTTATCATGGGGTGAGATGGAGAAAAATAAAGGCTGTGGATGTAAAGATATCATCATTATTGTATCCATGAAAGTAGTAATATTTTGAGCATGTTTGTTGTTTATCTTTAACCGCATGTGCATGGTGGCACAGTGGTAACCTTCTTTGTTCATTGCATTGACTAATGTATGGGGGTTTGTGTTTGAAAGAGTTTTTTTCTTTGGAAGAGTTACGATAAATCCATGTTTATTACTTGTAATTATCATCTGCGGAATGTAATTCACATACACCTAATGAGCAATTTCCAGAATTGGTATTATACAGGAAAGGTCAAGTATACCATTTGCTGAAAAATGTCACATGCCACAACTTCTTTTTGATAGTTTACTTTGCTCAGAACTTGCAAGTTGCCTCAGTGTGCTCCACATCCTCTTGGTGTAACAAATATCAAACTTGTGCAGCTCCATACCAACCAAATACACAACTACATAAGTTAGAAGTCACATCACCCTAATCTTTTGGCAATTATTGGCCTAAAGTGCTAATCTCCTGTATCTATCTTGTTCATTAATACTCCCATCCATATGCAGCAGCACTTGTCTTCCTTCCCACACAACAGCACGTAGTGTGTTGTTGCATGCTTTGCTCATCATACACAATAATGTCCAAAGGGCCACAATGTACTTGCTACTAATCATGGTTGACAATGGCTTTCTTTACACACCGGCCATCTCTTCCTTTACTTACATTACTGTGGATTGTGCAAGTTCTGCCTGTGCAATAGTGGGGTTTGGCCAAGATTCATCAAGCATGTGCTAAGCTGGTTGCAATGTAACAGGAAAAAGGTTGCATTGGATCCTCCTGGAGAAAAAAGCAGAGCAAGAAGAACCACTGCCATGGCCCAGCAGAAGTGAATGAGTGACACTGAAAATTGCAGCAGTCGGCAGAACTGATCAAGAAACCTACAGGGAGGTCACACACATGATGCAATCTGATCCATTCCTCAGGAACAAGAGGGGTTACACAAGTACACAGGGTTGTTACAAACCGATGTAACCCAAGCAAGTGCAGAGTGAAACACTCACACATCCACTTGCGCAAGTGAAAAAAGGAaacagctctctctctctctcctctataAACAATGGTAAAACCCTCAACCTCAGTGTTGTTACCACTTGTTTTGCAACTTCTCTGCAGAAGCAGCATCTCACCATATGAATGCAAATTGCATTGCAACATGCCATCCACAATGGCTTATCAAACAGTGCAACTTTCAAGTAAAGTTGACTGGAATGTGCCCCATTTGGGCACTGGCATTGGGCTTATTAACCTAAGCTCTCCTCTCCATAGGAAAGCTCAGCCCTCTGCTTTGTTCATCTCTTCCACCTCTCACACAAACCAAACCAATCCAATCTGACAGCAGCCAATGCCAACCCATGGCAATGGCTCAAAGAACctaaaaaacttttttttttttgcaaacataTAAGTTAAAAGAATGAAAATAAAGGGAAGATCAAACCAAGCCCCCCTAGACATCTGGCTAAAAATTGTGTCCCCGGTGGTGCTAGCTTCTCAACGGATGCCCGGCAGCTCCAGCCTGATCCGCTTAttcctcgccgccaccaccgtcgcaAAGGCGGCGGTGTCGGTAACATCATCAACAAGAACAGAATCATATGTACTAGTGGCAACCTCGTCGGAGCCTGAACAtggcaatgatctcttgttacCCCTCCTGTTCATGCCCCCAACCATCACACTGTAGCAGGCGTGTACATGCTCCTGATCACAGAAACAAACACATTTCTTTTTAACATAAAGATGGTGAATGAAGTGAAGTTCATCTAATTCTAAGTTTATCCGGAGAGAACATTCATATGGTCAAAATGCTAGTACATGGATGTTCAAAGATGCAAGCAAGTGATCAACCTTCTCAATAAGACGAGATGGAGAAAGGTATCTCATCTTGGAATCCAGTGCCTCTTTGGTCAGCAGAGGTCCATAGGTTGCAGCCAAGATAGCAGCTGCAGCCACAGTGGACGGCCTGTGATCAAGCACGCTACCAGCTGCACAAACAAACCAGTCAGTCAGAGCAACGCAAGACAGATCACTGGATGTCAGaagagagagggaaaaaaaaagattcgaTTTTGATGTGTACGGACAAGAACAACCTTGGGCCGTGGCGAAGATGAAGCCGATAGCCTtgagggcggcgccggcgccggcgccgccgtgcgggTGGAGCCGGGAGGAGAAGCAGGGGAGGAAGTCCAAGGGCGTGACGGCGCCCATGCGCCACCCGAGCGTGGACAGCACGAGCAGCTCCATCCGGCGGATGGACGCCGGGCAGAAGTCGTAGCCGCCAGCGTCGAACTCCGACAGCGCCGGCGCCTGGCACTCCTCCATCTTGGCGGCGACGGACACGCACGCCACGGACAACAGCCGCGCCGCCCACGGCATCGCCTCCCTCTGCAACCACCAACGCAATGCCCGGCGTCATTGGCATTCAAAAGCAGAGGccttttcctttgtttttttaaggaaaagaaaactttTTTAATCTTaacagcggcggcgcggttAGATAGATTACGTCGACGCGTCGCCGGAGAAGGAAGCTGTCAAAGTAGGCGATGGCGAGGTACGCCGTCCGGTGGCCGAACCCGAAGTACCCGCGCGTCTGCAATGGCGAACGATGCAATCAGATGCCATGCGAATCTAATGGAGCTTAGCTAATCGGGAGAGAGGCGGATGCTCACTTCAAGAATCCACttgacggcggcgaggcgagctTGCCGGAACCACTCCTCGGAGACGACGGACTGGCACTCGCCgtccacgtcgccgtcgccgtcgcagtcggcggcggagtcggaggaggagcagcagaagCTGGCCTCCTTGAACACCAGCTGCTCCAAgtactcctcctcttcctcctcgtcaccgGCATTGTAGGGCGAGAAGAGCACGCCGTCGTCGACGGAGCCGTCGCCGAGGTCGGCGCCGTCTTCCTCGCAGGTGAGCGAGAACGCGCACGCCGACcagtcctccgccgccgccgcctccaccggcaTCATCTCGTCACCACGGTTAGTCAGTTAGTTACAGGACACGTCGAGCAAGCGAGAAGCCAAGAACCATGCGCGAGGGGCGCGAGCTCTGGAATCTCCGATGCTGCGGtggtcgccggcgaggtggcggcggcggtggcgggccgTGGCAGAGGCCGGAGGGGACGAGAGTGAGATGGCAACCGAAGCCTCCTCCCCTCTATTTAACCGGCTCTCGCTTCACTAATTTTTTAACcgttctttgttttttttcgtGTTCCTGTGTTACCTTCTGGCCTCTGCAATTCGGATATGTATCGACAGTTTTGGTAAGGGTGGTAAAATTTGACAGTTTTGGTAAAGTTTTTTCACCTGGGCTAAGAGTACTATACAACTACGGCCTGGCGTATGTGAAGTGCATTCATGTATTTGTGCACCTGTCACCTTAATTAATGACCATTTACTCTAAAGAGTGACACTGATCATACTTTATGATTGTACTTTCAGCACTCTACAAATTTTCATTTATTAGCTACTCTGCAATCATATTTGTAATGCTCACTATTTTTTCACATAGGATTTGTAACCAACCATCGGCGCTTGGTTAGGTATCCATGCTTGGGATATTTGAGTTTGCTAAAGCACTTCTAAACACAATAAAGAATACGTGGGGcctatttttttaaattttttatttcagaCCCGTTGAATTCGCTACTAGGGGAGTTGAACCTAGGCTTGCTGGGTGCTATTCAGGTGTTTAACCACTAAGAGCTTATTTTGGTTGAGCTCCTCCTAAAATCATGTGTGAAAGCAATCCTCTATGATTCTCTAGGTTAATTTTTAGTATGAAGTGTTGCTGTGCAAGAAGTGAATTCCAAAAGTTAATTTTTTTCAGCTCCTAGTCTCTAattcattttagagaatcagTTCACATAATTAGTGAATCACTTCTCTGCAAAAATACTGCCTGGAAGCTGCTCTAGGAGCTCTGTCAAATATACCCTAATCAATCTTtctattgtatatatataccatGTGAACGTCAGAGAGAAAACCTTATGAAGTTAGTAAAGTAGCATTCGCTCCACTTTAAATGTGGTTTTTTTCAATGTTATCCTAAGTCAATCTAATTTTAAACAGATTTATAGAAAAATCACCGACATCTACATTATCAAAAATTAGTTTCATTAACCGGGTGTTTAGTTCcacgaactaaagtttagtccctgtcacatcgaatgtttagatactaattagaaaaactaaacacgagctaattataaaaccaattgtacagatggagactaattcgcgagacgaatctattaagcctaattagtccatgattcgacaatgtgatgctacagtaaatatgtgctaatcataaattaattaggtttaatagattcgtctcgtgaattagcctccatctgtgcaattgattttgtaattagtttatatttaatactcctgattagtatttaaacatttgatgtgataaggACTAAAGTGGAACTAACACCCCCTAAATCAATTATGAAACGTATGTTGACAGTGTATTTATCTGATTGGTATATGTCAATTTATTTTTCCATAGACTGATCAAGTTACAAAACTAAAATTACTGGTTTAAGATTCTATCCTTGTACAATGGATTTGGCATACAAGATTATCCATTTAGTATGCAACAGTGTGCCTCCAACTATACATACGCtcatctcaaaaaaaaaaaacaa
This sequence is a window from Setaria italica strain Yugu1 chromosome III, Setaria_italica_v2.0, whole genome shotgun sequence. Protein-coding genes within it:
- the LOC101774293 gene encoding cyclin-D5-2, producing the protein MMPVEAAAAEDWSACAFSLTCEEDGADLGDGSVDDGVLFSPYNAGDEEEEEEYLEQLVFKEASFCCSSSDSAADCDGDGDVDGECQSVVSEEWFRQARLAAVKWILETRGYFGFGHRTAYLAIAYFDSFLLRRRVDREAMPWAARLLSVACVSVAAKMEECQAPALSEFDAGGYDFCPASIRRMELLVLSTLGWRMGAVTPLDFLPCFSSRLHPHGGAGAGAALKAIGFIFATAQAGSVLDHRPSTVAAAAILAATYGPLLTKEALDSKMRYLSPSRLIEKEHVHACYSVMVGGMNRRGNKRSLPCSGSDEVATSTYDSVLVDDVTDTAAFATVVAARNKRIRLELPGIR